Proteins encoded within one genomic window of Arachis ipaensis cultivar K30076 chromosome B08, Araip1.1, whole genome shotgun sequence:
- the LOC107612071 gene encoding uncharacterized protein LOC107612071, producing the protein MKLSLEPSDKFRTEIKLQVAADNLSAKGEGVEPKEEMEVKSRDIGSSISTPSKRKSKKKLEATTSQASSSSFKAHIQTTIIHASSAMNFKSILGVAVACLESTLNSACSEVM; encoded by the exons ATGAAACTTAGTCTAGAACCAAGTGACAAATTtagaacagaaattaaattgcaagtgGCTGCTGATAATTTATCAGCTAAG GGTGAGGGTGTTGAACCTAAAGAAGAGATGGAAGTTAAGTCCAGGGACATTGGATCAAGCATTTCAACACCATCAAAGAGAAAGAGCAAGAAAAAATTAGAAGCAACAACTTCTCaagcatcatcttcttcttttaagGCACATATTCAAACAACTATTATCCATGCTTCTTCTGCCATGAATTTCAAGTCTATTTTAGGAGTTGCTG TTGCTTGTTTGGAATCAACACTCAACTCAGCCTGTTCTGAAGTAATGTGA
- the LOC107614152 gene encoding uncharacterized protein At4g28440, translating into MATPAAKRKPVFVKVDQLKPGTSGHTLTVKVVSSKPVKTVSNRGGRTSMLAAARPSRIAECLVGDETGTIVFTARNEQVELMKPGSTLILRNAKIDMFKGSMRLAVDKWGRIEVTEPATFEVKEDNNLSLVEYELVNVVEE; encoded by the exons ATGGCGACACCGGCGGCAAAGCGAAAGCCAGTGTTTGTGAAGGTGGATCAGCTCAAACCGGGAACAAGCGGTCACACGCTCACAGTCAAGGTTGTTAGCTCGAAGCCCGTCAAGACAGTCAGCAACCGTGGTGGTCGGACGTCGATGCTGGCGGCGGCTCGTCCTTCTCGCATCGCCGAGTGCCTCGTCGGAGATGAAACTGGAACCATAGTCTTCACTGCCCGTAACGAACAGG TGGAACTCATGAAGCCAGGATCTACTCTAATTTTGCGTAACGCAAAGATCGACATGTTCAAAGGATCCATGAGGCTAGCAGTTGATAAATGGGGCCGTATTGAAGTCACTGAACCTGCAACTTTTGAGGTTAAAGAGGATAACAATCTTTCATTAGTTGAATATGAACTAGTCAATGTTGTTGAAGAGTGA
- the LOC107612795 gene encoding protein NUCLEAR FUSION DEFECTIVE 6, chloroplastic/mitochondrial isoform X3, whose product MASAAGATARSIFRSCSARRAAFRLGAEAKAARSPFRLGSNKPLPQSMLRCPAELSFCVESMLPYHTVTASALMTSMLAVSRRSYGWLSEEGEGT is encoded by the exons atGGCATCCGCCGCCGGCGCCACCGCGAGGTCGATTTTCCGGTCATGCTCTGCTCGCCGCGCCGCTTTCCGTCTCGGCGCCGAAGCTAAAGCAGCTCGTTCTCCGTTCCGCCTTGGCTCAAACAAACCTCTGCCACAATCCATGCTTAG GTGTCCTGCGGAATTGAGCTTCTGTGTGGAATCAATGCTGCCTTACCATACGGTCACTGCATCAGCACTGATGACTTCCATGCTCGCTGTCTCTCGCCGCAGTTATGGTTGGCTCTCGGAAG AAGGAGAGGGAACATGA
- the LOC107612795 gene encoding protein NUCLEAR FUSION DEFECTIVE 6, chloroplastic/mitochondrial isoform X5, translating to MASAAGATARSIFRSCSARRAAFRLGAEAKAARSPFRLGSNKPLPQSMLRCPAELSFCVESMLPYHTVTASALMTSMLAVSRRSYGWLSEDA from the exons atGGCATCCGCCGCCGGCGCCACCGCGAGGTCGATTTTCCGGTCATGCTCTGCTCGCCGCGCCGCTTTCCGTCTCGGCGCCGAAGCTAAAGCAGCTCGTTCTCCGTTCCGCCTTGGCTCAAACAAACCTCTGCCACAATCCATGCTTAG GTGTCCTGCGGAATTGAGCTTCTGTGTGGAATCAATGCTGCCTTACCATACGGTCACTGCATCAGCACTGATGACTTCCATGCTCGCTGTCTCTCGCCGCAGTTATGGTTGGCTCTCGGAAG ATGCATAA
- the LOC107612795 gene encoding protein NUCLEAR FUSION DEFECTIVE 6, chloroplastic/mitochondrial isoform X2, with translation MASAAGATARSIFRSCSARRAAFRLGAEAKAARSPFRLGSNKPLPQSMLRCPAELSFCVESMLPYHTVTASALMTSMLAVSRRSYGWLSEDCNDDV, from the exons atGGCATCCGCCGCCGGCGCCACCGCGAGGTCGATTTTCCGGTCATGCTCTGCTCGCCGCGCCGCTTTCCGTCTCGGCGCCGAAGCTAAAGCAGCTCGTTCTCCGTTCCGCCTTGGCTCAAACAAACCTCTGCCACAATCCATGCTTAG GTGTCCTGCGGAATTGAGCTTCTGTGTGGAATCAATGCTGCCTTACCATACGGTCACTGCATCAGCACTGATGACTTCCATGCTCGCTGTCTCTCGCCGCAGTTATGGTTGGCTCTCGGAAG ATTGCAATGATGATGTGTGA
- the LOC107612795 gene encoding protein NUCLEAR FUSION DEFECTIVE 6, chloroplastic/mitochondrial isoform X1, with translation MASAAGATARSIFRSCSARRAAFRLGAEAKAARSPFRLGSNKPLPQSMLRCPAELSFCVESMLPYHTVTASALMTSMLAVSRRSYGWLSEGKEKTI, from the exons atGGCATCCGCCGCCGGCGCCACCGCGAGGTCGATTTTCCGGTCATGCTCTGCTCGCCGCGCCGCTTTCCGTCTCGGCGCCGAAGCTAAAGCAGCTCGTTCTCCGTTCCGCCTTGGCTCAAACAAACCTCTGCCACAATCCATGCTTAG GTGTCCTGCGGAATTGAGCTTCTGTGTGGAATCAATGCTGCCTTACCATACGGTCACTGCATCAGCACTGATGACTTCCATGCTCGCTGTCTCTCGCCGCAGTTATGGTTGGCTCTCGGAAG GCAAGGAGAAGACTATTTGA
- the LOC107612795 gene encoding protein NUCLEAR FUSION DEFECTIVE 6, chloroplastic/mitochondrial isoform X4 — MASAAGATARSIFRSCSARRAAFRLGAEAKAARSPFRLGSNKPLPQSMLRCPAELSFCVESMLPYHTVTASALMTSMLAVSRRSYGWLSEGS; from the exons atGGCATCCGCCGCCGGCGCCACCGCGAGGTCGATTTTCCGGTCATGCTCTGCTCGCCGCGCCGCTTTCCGTCTCGGCGCCGAAGCTAAAGCAGCTCGTTCTCCGTTCCGCCTTGGCTCAAACAAACCTCTGCCACAATCCATGCTTAG GTGTCCTGCGGAATTGAGCTTCTGTGTGGAATCAATGCTGCCTTACCATACGGTCACTGCATCAGCACTGATGACTTCCATGCTCGCTGTCTCTCGCCGCAGTTATGGTTGGCTCTCGGAAG GTAGCTAA
- the LOC107612793 gene encoding nuclear cap-binding protein subunit 2 yields MASLFKDPAKLSAYRDRRFPGNQEEFEHALQTSTTVYVGNMSFYTTEEQVYELFSRAGEIKKIIMGLDKNSKTPCGFCFVLYYSREDTEDACKYISGTILDDRPIRVDFDWGFQDGRQWGRGRSGGQVRDEYRTDYDPGRGGYGKLVQKELEVQRQLVDYGAGSLGSFPPVIPHSYGRHGGGHAHAHGHGGSHRHGRDYHRKRYRDDDRHPPHESSKRTSDHESRRNADPDSRPEKNPRFRESGDSDEDEEDDRKRRA; encoded by the exons ATGGCTTCGTTATTTAAG GATCCAGCGAAGCTTTCAGCTTATCGAGATAGAAGATTTCCCGGAAATCAGGAGGAGTTTGAGCATGCTCTGCAGACATCAACAACGGTTTATGTTGGAAATATGTCATTTTACACGACAGAGGAGCAAGTTTATGAGCTGTTTTCCCGAGCTGGAGAAATTAAGAAGATCATCATGGGCTTGGATAAGAACTCGAAAACACCCTGCGGCTTCTGTTTTGTTCT ATATTACTCACGTGAAGATACAGAGGATGCTTGCAAATATATAAGTGGGACAATACTTGATGATCGCCCCATTCGTGTTGATTTTGATTGGGGGTTCCAAGATGGAAGACAATGGGGCCGTGGTCGTAGCGGTGGCCAG GTTCGTGATGAATACCGAACTGATTATGATCCTG GTAGAGGTGGTTATGGGAAGTTGGTCCAGAAAGAGTTAGAAGTACAAAGGCAGCTTGTAGACTATGGCGCTGGTTCTTTGGGTTCTTTCCCACCTGTTATTCCGCATTCAT ATGGTAGACATGGTGGAGGCCATGCCCATGCTCATGGTCATGGTGGATCCCATCGGCATGGTAGAG ACTACCATAGGAAGAGATACAGAGATGATGACCGCCACCCTCCACATGAATCCTCAAAGAGAACATCAGATCATGAATCTCGGAGAAATGCTGACCCTGATTCTAGACCG GAAAAAAATCCACGATTTCGCGAGAGTGGTGATTCTGACGAGGATGAGGAAGATGATCGAAAGAGACGGGCTTAA
- the LOC107612792 gene encoding GATA zinc finger domain-containing protein 14: MASLVSKLSFFFFFVLVLSPQIQAREGKVFSLFTHFRTIYNVKEHQNLPEKPKAKSPTPAPALEPIAAPTPEPITAPAPAPAPESGSTTVESGPAPEPDFVDNGNGYGLYGTESSATQYSSPNKETPITTTTTFENELLDEDLTGESFNNNNNNYNYNPNSYSNNEVKRNSNNYNNEEEFRNNYNNGYNKNHEDSYSNNNEEEFRSSYNNGYDNKNHEDSYSNNNYNERYTNNYNNGNEYSNNKNSYNEKYTSNYNTNNEYNSNYNSVFDEVKREGMSDTRFMENGKYYYPVKNNNNQNYNLNEYESVRGKTEHEGYYEKTQYPNEFDTMEEYEKQQESQGYTP; this comes from the coding sequence ATGGCTTCTTTAGTATccaaactctctttcttcttcttctttgtcctTGTTCTCTCCCCTCAAATTCAAGCCAGAGAAGGCAAAGTCTTTAGCCTCTTCACCCATTTTAGAACCATCTACAATGTCAAAGAGCATCAAAATTTGCCCGAGAAACCAAAAGCTAAATCACCAACACCAGCACCCGCACTAGAGCCTATAGCAGCACCAACACCAGAACCAATCACTGCACCAGCACCAGCACCAGCACCAGAATCAGGATCAACAACAGTAGAATCAGGGCCAGCACCAGAGCCTGATTTTGTTGACAATGGAAATGGCTATGGCCTTTATGGCACTGAGTCTTCTGCTACTCAATATTCTTCTCCCAACAAGGAGACTCCAATCACAACCACAACCACCTTTGAAAACGAGCTTCTTGATGAAGATCTCACTGGTGAgagcttcaacaacaacaacaataattatAATTACAACCCCAACAGCTACAGCAACAATGAGGTGAAAAGAAATAGCAACAATTACAACAATGAAGAAGAGTTCAGGAACAATTACAACAATGGCTATAACAAGAACCATGAGGACAGCTACTCcaacaacaatgaagaagagTTCAGGAGCAGTTACAACAATGGCTATGATAACAAGAACCATGAGGACAGCTACTCCAACAACAACTACAATGAAAGGTACACCAATAACTACAACAATGGCAATGAATACAGCAACAACAAAAACAGCTACAATGAAAAGTATACCAGTAACTACAACACTAACAATGAATACAACAGCAACTACAACAGTGTCTTTGATGAGGTGAAGAGAGAAGGAATGAGTGACACAAGGTTCATGGAGAATGGCAAGTACTATTATCCTGTGAAGAACAATAATAATCAGAATTATAACCTCAATGAGTATGAATCAGTGAGAGGAAAAACTGAGCATGAAGGATACTATGAGAAAACTCAATACCCTAATGAGTTTGACACCATGGAAGAGTATGAGAAGCAGCAAGAAAGCCAAGGGTATACACCATGA